Proteins from one Chitinispirillales bacterium genomic window:
- a CDS encoding SDR family oxidoreductase: protein MPKRVLITGGAGFLGSHLCEKLLKLGHSVIALDNFFTGNKRNISLLKDYDNFEFIRHDVTQPIMLEVDMIYNLACPASPIHYQYNPVKTTKTSVMGAINTLGLAKRIKARILQASTSEVYGDPLPQFHPQQEIYWGNVNPIGIRSCYDEGKRIAETLFFDYYRQNKVDIRIIRIFNTYGPKMHPNDGRVVSNFIVQALRNKDITIYGKGDQTRSFCYCDDLLEGMYRLMESNYIGPMNVGNPNEFTILELAQKVVEITNSKSKLVYCQLPCDDPKQRRPDISLAKKELNWSPKIELSEGLKYTIEYFDELMKKEPDVFAEIR, encoded by the coding sequence ATGCCGAAAAGAGTTTTAATTACCGGCGGAGCGGGATTTTTGGGTTCACATCTGTGCGAAAAACTTCTCAAACTAGGACATAGCGTTATTGCGCTTGATAATTTTTTTACGGGAAATAAGCGAAACATAAGCCTTCTCAAAGATTACGATAATTTTGAGTTTATTCGCCACGACGTAACTCAGCCGATAATGCTTGAAGTCGATATGATTTACAATTTGGCGTGTCCCGCCAGCCCGATTCACTACCAATACAACCCTGTAAAAACGACTAAGACGAGCGTTATGGGTGCGATAAATACGCTTGGTCTTGCAAAAAGAATCAAAGCGAGAATTTTACAGGCAAGCACTTCGGAGGTTTACGGCGATCCGTTGCCGCAATTTCATCCGCAGCAGGAAATTTATTGGGGGAATGTGAATCCTATAGGTATTCGCAGTTGCTATGACGAAGGAAAACGTATAGCCGAGACGCTGTTTTTTGATTATTACCGTCAAAATAAAGTCGATATTCGCATCATTAGGATTTTTAATACTTACGGACCTAAAATGCATCCTAACGACGGACGCGTCGTGAGTAACTTTATCGTTCAGGCGCTGCGAAATAAGGATATTACGATTTACGGAAAAGGCGACCAGACACGCTCCTTCTGCTATTGCGACGATTTGCTTGAAGGTATGTATCGCCTTATGGAAAGTAATTATATAGGTCCGATGAATGTTGGAAATCCGAATGAATTTACGATTTTGGAATTGGCGCAAAAAGTCGTTGAAATTACAAATTCAAAATCAAAATTAGTGTATTGTCAACTACCTTGCGACGATCCGAAACAGCGCCGTCCGGATATTTCTTTGGCGAAAAAAGAGTTGAATTGGTCGCCGAAAATCGAATTGTCGGAAGGGCTGAAATACACGATTGAGTATTTCGACGAACTTATGAAAAAAGAACCCGACGTTTTCGCTGAAATCAGGTGA